The sequence ACATTTAGCGAGTCCTCTAGGGAGTAGGTTTTTCCTGATTTATCTGAATATGTACCATTTAGGTGAATACTTGCATGGGTTGGAATGGTAAGGTCTTTTTGTGTTTGTACTACAAATTCAAAATCAGATGATTTGCCAGCCTCAAGATTTGTCAGCGAATAAATTTTTTTCCCGCTTAATTCTACTTGTGAAGAATCAACACTCATCTGTATGTTTTGTGCCTCGCTTCCCTGGTTTTTTATTTGTCCTGTAATTGAAAATGGCTCACCTGCAAAAGCTTCATCAGGTGTCTGAGCATTTAGTAGTAGCAAAGGTTTTGACTGGGTGTTAAACTCTATTGCTCTAGTAAAAGAGTTTTTTACAGGAATTTTATCAAAAAAACCTTTGATAAAATATTGTACTTCGATATTTGCAAGAAAGCTGCCATCAGGTGTTCCATTTTTTACCTGTGCATTAAAATTATTTCCAAGCGTAGAGTCTTTTGGGAGACTGTCTATATGAAACTGGTTTTTTGTCATGTTTAGCTCTGGAGATGATATAGTAATTGTGATGTTTGATACCTGGTCTGCACTGGTTTTTACCACAGATGAGAGAACAAAGTCGTCCTGAGGTGTTAAAATGTCAGGATAGTTTACGATTACTTGAACATTAGAATCAGATATTGTATTTTGCATTCCATAAGCTGGTATGAAAAAAAACAACACAAAAAAGAATAGATAATATTTCACAGGATAAAATTGAAGATCGTAACTTATATTGTTTAAATTATTTTCTAGGATTATCCATTTCCCTAAAATATGGCATTACAGTTGATGCAAATTTGTCTAGTGAACCAAAGTATCCAGAGCCCCAGAATCTGACAATAAAGTGGTTCACCCCAGCTTTCATGAACTTTTCAAATACTGGAATGATGTCATCTGCAGTACCCATGCCTATTGACGAGCGTGCCACCTTGTCAGGAATTGTTTGTGCAGCTTCGCGCATCTTTACTATCCATTCTTGATTTGACATAGAGTATTCTGTAAAGTATTTTTTAAAATCAAAACCTTGTACATCTTGTATGTTGTGAACTTTTAATATCTCTGGCTTGAAGAGGCTAACTTTAACTGCGTTTTTCATTTTTACCCATGCTTCTTCTGCATCATCTGAAAAATACACATCAATATCAACACCATATTGAAAGTCCTTTCCGTCTCTTCCATTTTCTTTCATTGAATCTTTTATTGCCTTTGCATGAACCTCAAATAATTCCGGAGTATATCCTATTGGTATCCAACCATCTCCATATTTGCCACATAATGCAAGTGTCTTTGGTGCGCCTGCTGCCATGTAAATTGGCGGATGAGGTTTTCTGATACTTTTT is a genomic window of Nitrosopumilaceae archaeon containing:
- a CDS encoding CARDB domain-containing protein encodes the protein MKYYLFFFVLFFFIPAYGMQNTISDSNVQVIVNYPDILTPQDDFVLSSVVKTSADQVSNITITISSPELNMTKNQFHIDSLPKDSTLGNNFNAQVKNGTPDGSFLANIEVQYFIKGFFDKIPVKNSFTRAIEFNTQSKPLLLLNAQTPDEAFAGEPFSITGQIKNQGSEAQNIQMSVDSSQVELSGKKIYSLTNLEAGKSSDFEFVVQTQKDLTIPTHASIHLNGTYSDKSGKTYSLEDSLNVFVRQRGMMEIGGAQGIWLGNFFIAPVVGVGTIVSTVIGFLIFLWHHFKHKKTQKRARK
- a CDS encoding LLM class flavin-dependent oxidoreductase yields the protein MVKFGIQFGLNVARLGLTEDQILTSCVLADRTGYDSIWYMDHSNVPQWNHAIVNDPWVMLAAIASVTNKVELGTCVTDAVRRHPSNIALATITLDRVSHGRGTLGIGAGEAQNIKEFKIQWDKPVGRFAEQLQVIKLLFESSPEHRVNFNGEFYQLEEACLQAKSIRKPHPPIYMAAGAPKTLALCGKYGDGWIPIGYTPELFEVHAKAIKDSMKENGRDGKDFQYGVDIDVYFSDDAEEAWVKMKNAVKVSLFKPEILKVHNIQDVQGFDFKKYFTEYSMSNQEWIVKMREAAQTIPDKVARSSIGMGTADDIIPVFEKFMKAGVNHFIVRFWGSGYFGSLDKFASTVMPYFREMDNPRK